The following coding sequences lie in one Acidobacteriota bacterium genomic window:
- a CDS encoding sigma-70 family RNA polymerase sigma factor yields MKIDDFTKRHTKPIASLFSGVTERYGVLEQQFAERLATIAVRSGEDGGNAKDFLAGIRADELCLAIACENGDGAAWEKFETEFRHSMQGTARSLTKDEAEAEDLVQFVYGELFGVRTDGDKRISKLAHYSGRGSLGGWLRAVVYQCFIDRKRQTARFEQVEEASEFERLANNAAHNGNGSLQVHLAAPDDIEDTRLRQATEEAMATAFDEMPAKDRLILNYYYFDDLTLREIGLLMNVHEATISRWLAKAQREIKRKTEEVLQRSYGLRRAEVGECIQIAARTELDVRKLIGDVKSVAAERAP; encoded by the coding sequence ATGAAGATTGACGATTTCACAAAACGTCACACTAAGCCCATAGCATCGCTTTTCTCAGGCGTCACCGAACGGTACGGCGTCCTGGAACAGCAATTTGCGGAACGCTTGGCGACCATTGCTGTTCGTTCTGGCGAAGATGGCGGAAATGCAAAAGATTTTTTGGCCGGAATCAGAGCCGATGAATTGTGTCTGGCGATCGCCTGCGAAAATGGAGATGGAGCAGCTTGGGAGAAATTTGAAACCGAGTTCCGACATTCCATGCAGGGTACCGCACGTTCGCTGACCAAGGACGAAGCCGAAGCCGAGGATTTGGTTCAGTTTGTTTACGGCGAGCTATTTGGCGTTCGCACGGACGGCGACAAGCGAATTAGCAAGCTGGCGCATTATTCCGGCCGAGGAAGCCTTGGCGGATGGTTGCGCGCGGTAGTGTACCAATGTTTCATTGACCGGAAACGGCAAACCGCACGCTTTGAACAGGTCGAAGAGGCGTCGGAATTTGAACGGCTGGCCAACAATGCTGCGCACAATGGCAACGGTTCCTTGCAAGTTCATCTGGCTGCGCCCGATGACATCGAAGACACGCGATTACGCCAGGCGACCGAAGAAGCCATGGCCACGGCATTTGATGAAATGCCTGCTAAGGATCGGCTGATCCTGAATTACTACTACTTCGACGACCTCACGTTGCGCGAAATCGGTTTGCTGATGAATGTCCACGAAGCGACGATTAGTCGTTGGCTGGCCAAAGCGCAGCGTGAAATCAAACGCAAAACGGAAGAAGTGCTGCAGCGCAGTTATGGGTTGCGCCGGGCGGAAGTTGGCGAGTGCATTCAAATTGCCGCCCGCACGGAACTGGATGTTCGTAAATTGATTGGGGATGTTAAAAGCGTCGCGGCAGAACGCGCGCCCTAA
- a CDS encoding M28 family metallopeptidase — protein sequence MKRFAVLFIAAAILPAVSLPISSAQQVQVSPKLNPQIEKIVGEISAKNIEDSIRKLVSFGTRHTLSSQDDPNRGIGAARRWIKAEMDRYSQESGGRLIVTEDEFIQPPVQRVPKETKLVNVVATLPGSQAESKDRIYVVSGHYDSCVCSQGMTDAESDAPGASDDASGTAAVMEMARVMSKYQFDATIVFMTVPGEEQGLLGAAHWAEEAKKKNLNVAAMFTNDIIGNTFGGNGVRDNRRVRLFSEGVPTTETEAEARTRQSVGGENDGPSRQLARYIKEVGERYLPNFEVTLVFRRDRYGRGGDHNAFLQRGFPAVRFTEPNEDFTRQHQKVREENGIKYGDVFEMADPAYIAQVARINAAAMASMALAPAPPTGVRFKTGRQEYDSTLAWQANKEPDLAGYRIVWRETYQPFWQRSIEIGNVAEFVMKSLSKDDYFFAIQAVDKDGNASVASFPRPGQGPR from the coding sequence GTGAAGCGATTCGCCGTACTGTTTATAGCTGCCGCAATTTTGCCGGCAGTGTCCTTGCCGATTTCCAGTGCTCAACAAGTTCAGGTTTCCCCAAAACTCAACCCCCAAATTGAAAAAATCGTCGGCGAGATTTCCGCTAAAAACATTGAAGATAGTATTCGCAAACTGGTTAGCTTTGGCACGCGCCACACGCTGTCTTCGCAGGATGATCCGAACCGCGGCATTGGCGCGGCTCGGCGCTGGATCAAAGCCGAAATGGATCGTTACAGCCAGGAATCCGGCGGAAGATTGATCGTCACCGAAGACGAATTCATACAACCACCCGTACAGCGCGTTCCCAAGGAAACCAAGCTGGTCAATGTTGTTGCGACACTTCCCGGCTCCCAAGCCGAATCGAAAGATCGAATTTATGTCGTCAGCGGGCATTACGATTCCTGCGTTTGTTCGCAAGGAATGACGGATGCTGAAAGTGATGCGCCCGGAGCCAGCGATGACGCTTCCGGCACGGCGGCGGTGATGGAAATGGCGCGCGTGATGTCCAAATATCAGTTTGACGCTACTATCGTGTTTATGACCGTCCCCGGCGAAGAGCAAGGGTTACTCGGCGCAGCGCATTGGGCGGAAGAAGCCAAAAAGAAGAATTTGAACGTGGCAGCCATGTTCACCAATGACATCATTGGCAACACGTTTGGCGGCAACGGAGTCCGCGACAATCGCCGAGTCCGTTTGTTTTCCGAAGGCGTACCGACAACCGAAACCGAAGCCGAAGCACGCACACGCCAATCTGTCGGCGGTGAAAACGACGGGCCTTCGCGGCAGCTTGCGCGGTACATCAAGGAAGTCGGCGAACGATATCTGCCGAATTTTGAGGTGACGCTGGTCTTTCGCCGGGATCGGTATGGACGCGGCGGCGACCACAACGCCTTTTTGCAGCGTGGTTTTCCGGCGGTGCGTTTTACCGAACCGAACGAAGATTTCACCCGCCAGCACCAAAAAGTTCGCGAAGAAAACGGGATCAAATATGGCGATGTGTTCGAGATGGCCGACCCGGCGTACATCGCGCAAGTGGCCCGGATCAACGCGGCGGCAATGGCGAGCATGGCGCTTGCACCTGCTCCACCCACCGGCGTCAGATTCAAAACGGGCCGTCAGGAATATGATTCCACTCTCGCGTGGCAAGCAAACAAAGAGCCGGATCTTGCCGGTTACCGCATCGTCTGGCGCGAAACCTATCAGCCGTTCTGGCAACGCAGCATCGAAATCGGCAATGTCGCGGAATTCGTGATGAAAAGTTTGTCGAAAGATGACTACTTTTTTGCCATCCAGGCAGTAGATAAAGACGGCAACGCCAGTGTGGCGTCGTTCCCGCGCCCGGGCCAGGGCCCGCGGTAA
- a CDS encoding zf-HC2 domain-containing protein — protein sequence MALEQHNTAFEFETMLRRQLSSKTRAHGSLIETCAGFDADAANAYLENALGAATRTRYESHLADCSSCRHHLLQLSRLIQQPQTEPQFIPVVKPVSIWSHWKSVATEWMGMLNASLGKQGWATAGAAVAVLITVVSVQFWRQQQASVVGQPEAARVALTNGNDVPSPEISTVPYINGNSESGTQDAYRERQNLALNKVPTPQVSPMPGDTNVASMQALIANSKPSGEFSSTVPPAPPQQAPGTLVSSFTGRTAFGPPVQTISAEIPAPPPDLLQSESVLAAHITPLPGDNPMARKTKGNSNSSSSRSPFAKALSFMPTAKADSDRKLEEKEIEPDSPKVLTIRRRDKVFNYQGGLWIDSVYKSEMAWRVTKLTFDSDEFNQLISAEPQLKEYFAHGPAIVVWKDKIYKVVSK from the coding sequence GTGGCACTCGAACAACACAACACGGCGTTTGAATTTGAAACGATGCTCCGCCGCCAGCTTTCCTCAAAAACCAGGGCACACGGTTCATTGATTGAAACCTGTGCTGGCTTTGATGCTGACGCGGCGAACGCTTATCTGGAAAATGCGCTTGGCGCTGCGACGCGCACTCGGTATGAATCTCATCTGGCTGATTGCTCATCCTGCCGCCATCACCTCCTGCAACTTTCGCGGCTGATTCAACAGCCGCAAACCGAACCGCAATTCATTCCCGTCGTCAAACCGGTCAGCATTTGGTCGCATTGGAAATCCGTCGCAACCGAATGGATGGGGATGTTGAACGCTTCGCTTGGAAAACAGGGTTGGGCGACTGCCGGAGCGGCAGTGGCAGTGCTGATTACCGTCGTCAGCGTTCAGTTTTGGCGTCAACAGCAAGCTTCGGTTGTTGGACAACCTGAAGCCGCAAGGGTGGCGTTGACCAACGGTAATGACGTCCCATCGCCCGAAATTTCTACAGTTCCGTACATCAATGGCAATTCTGAATCTGGCACGCAAGACGCATATCGGGAAAGGCAAAATTTGGCGCTGAATAAAGTTCCAACACCTCAAGTCAGCCCCATGCCGGGCGACACCAACGTAGCTTCAATGCAGGCCTTGATAGCTAACAGCAAGCCCAGTGGAGAGTTTTCCTCCACTGTGCCGCCTGCGCCGCCTCAACAGGCTCCTGGAACGCTGGTTTCTTCCTTCACAGGCAGAACGGCGTTTGGGCCTCCTGTCCAGACCATTTCTGCCGAGATCCCTGCTCCGCCGCCGGACCTGCTGCAAAGCGAAAGCGTGTTAGCTGCCCATATCACTCCGCTGCCCGGCGATAATCCGATGGCGAGGAAGACCAAGGGAAATTCCAATTCCTCTTCTTCACGCAGCCCATTTGCGAAAGCTTTGAGCTTTATGCCGACAGCCAAAGCCGACAGCGACCGCAAGCTGGAAGAAAAAGAGATTGAGCCGGATTCTCCCAAAGTCCTGACCATTCGTCGCCGCGACAAGGTGTTCAATTACCAGGGCGGACTTTGGATAGACAGTGTCTATAAATCGGAAATGGCCTGGCGCGTCACGAAATTGACATTTGACAGCGATGAATTCAACCAGTTGATTTCCGCTGAACCGCAACTGAAAGAATACTTCGCTCACGGCCCTGCAATCGTGGTTTGGAAAGATAAAATCTACAAAGTGGTCAGCAAGTAG